The following proteins are encoded in a genomic region of Molothrus aeneus isolate 106 chromosome 14, BPBGC_Maene_1.0, whole genome shotgun sequence:
- the LOC136562731 gene encoding probable global transcription activator SNF2L1, whose translation MEPGPGEEPRASTSSATAAAPEPGPEEKNDPPFQLKLPPKAARPEKEVDPEYEEKMKADRAKRFEFLLKQTELFAHFIQPAAQKSPTSPLKVKLGRPRMKKDEKQSLISAGEYRHRRTEQEEDEELLSESRKSSNVCIRFEESPSYVKGGTLRDYQVRGLNWMISLYENGVNGILADEMGLGKTLQTIALLGYLKHYRNIPGPHMVLVPKSTLHNWMNEFKRWVPSLRAVCLIGDKDARAAFIRDVMMPGEWDVCVTSYEMVIKEKSVFKKFNWRYLVIDEAHRIKNEKSKLSEIVREFKTTNRLLLTGTPLQNNLHELWALLNFLLPDVFNSADDFDSWFDTKNCLGDQKLVERLHAVLKPFLLRRIKGEVEKSLPPKKEVKIYLGLSKMQREWYTRILMKDIDILNSAGKMDKMRLLNILMQLRKCCNHPYLFDGAEPGPPYTTDTHLITNSGKMLVLDKLLAKLREQGSRVLLFSQMTRLLDILEDYCMWRGYEYCRLDGQTPHEEREEAIDTFNAPNSSKFIFMLSTRAGGLGINLATADVVILYDSDWNPQVDLQAMDRAHRIGQKKPVRVFRLITDNTVEERIVERAEIKLRLDSIVIQQGRLIDQQSNKLAKDEMLQMIRHGATHVFASKDSELTEEDITTILERGEKKTAEMNERLQKMGESSLRNFTMDTEMSLYNFEGEDYREKQKLSMMEWIEPPKRERKANYAVDAYFREALRVSEPKVPKAPRPPKQPNIQDFQFFPPRLFELLEKEILYYRKTIGYKVPRNPDLPNAAQVQKEEQKKIDESMPLNAEESEEKEKLLTQGFTNWNKRDFNQFIKANEKYGRDDIDNIAREVEGKSPEEVIEYSAVFWERCNELQDIERIMAQIERGEARIQRRISIKKALDAKIARYKAPFHQLRIQYGTNKGKNYTEEEDRFLICMLHKMGFDKENVYEELRQCVRNAPQFRFDWFIKSRTAMEFQRRCNTLISLIEKENMEIEEKERAEKKKRGAKVTASQKRKADLAAENSGKKDAKKVKS comes from the exons ATGGAGCCGGGCCCGGGCGAGGAGCCCCGCGCCTCCACGTCCTCCGCCACGGCCGCCGCGCCGGAGCCCGGCCCCGAGGAG AAAAATGATCCCCCATTCCAACTCAAACTTCCTCCAAAGGCAGCTAGACCTGAAAAAGAAGTTGACCCAGAATATGAAGAGAAGATG AAAGCAGATCGAGCAAAAAGGTTTGAATTCCTCCTGAAGCAGACAGAACTTTTTGCACATTTTATTCAACCTGCAGCACAAAAATCACCAACGTCTCCACTGAAAGTCAAGCTGGGTCGGCCACGAatgaagaaagatgaaaaacagAGCTTGATTTCAGCTGGGGA GTACCGCCACAGGCGCacggagcaggaggaggatgaggagctcTTGTCCGAGAGCCGGAAAAGCTCCAACGTGTGCATTCGGTTTGAGGAGTCCCCTTCAT ATGTGAAAGGAGGAACACTAAGAGATTATCAGGTTAGAGGTTTGAACTGGATGATCTCATTGTATGAAAATGGAGTTAATGGCATTCTGGCAGACGAAATG GGGCTTGGTAAGACTCTACAGACAATAGCTTTATTAGGCTATCTGAAGCATTACAGGAACATTCCTGGGCCACACATGGTTCTAGTTCCAAAATCAACTTTGCATAACTGGATGAATGAATTCAAGCGCTGGGTTCCATCCTTACGTGCTGTTTGCCTTATTGGAGATAAAGATGCTAGA GCTGCATTTATCCGTGATGTTATGATGCCTGGTGAATGGGATGTTTGTGTTACATCATATGAAATGGTAATTAAAGAGAAATCAGTCTTCAAGAAATTTAACTGGAGGTACCTGGTAATTGATGAAGCCCACAGAATAAAGAATGAGAAGTCTAAG CTGTCAGAGATTGTGCGTGAGTTCAAGACAACAAATCGATTGCTGCTTACAGGAACTCCTTTACAGAATAACCTCCATGAGCTGTGGGCATTACTCAATTTCCTTTTACCTGATGTCTTCAATTCTGCAGAT GATTTTGACTCGTGGTTTGACACTAAAAATTGCCTCGGTGATCAGAAACTTGTAGAAAGACTTCATGCT GTTTTGAAGCCATTTCTCTTACGTCGCATAAAAGGTGAAGTAGAAAAGAGTTTGCCTCCAAAGAAAGAAGTGAAAATTTATCTTGGGCTCAGCAAAATGCAGAGAGAATG GTACACCAGGATCCTGATGAAAGACATTGATATCCTGAATTCAGCTGGCAAGATGGATAAGATGCGCCTGCTGAATATTCTGATGCAGCTGCGGAAGTGCTGTAACCATCCTTACCTGTTTGATGGTGCTGAGCCCGGCCCTCCTTACACCACTGACACTCATCTCATCACCAACAGTGGGAAAATGTTAGTTCTGGATAAGCTGCTGGCAAAACTCAGAGAGCAGG GTTCCAGAGTTCTGCTGTTCAGTCAGATGACTCGTTTGCTGGATATTTTGGAAGACTATTGCATGTGGCGTGGTTATGAGTACTGCAGGCTTGATGGGCAGACACCACATGAGGAAAGAGAG gaaGCAATTGACACATTTAATGCTCCTAACAGCAGTAAATTCATTTTCATGCTGAGTACCAGAGCTGGAGGTCTTGGAATTAATTTGGCAACTGCTGATGTGGTTATTCTTTATGATTCAGATTGGAACCCTCAAGtagatctgcaagccatg GATCGTGCGCATCGTATTGGTCAAAAGAAACCAGTACGGGTGTTCCGACTTATCACTGATAATACTGTTGAAGAGAGGATTGTagaaagagctgaaataaaactgagaCTGGACTCTATAGTTATACAACAAG GAAGGCTCATAGACCAGCAGTCCAACAAACTGGCAAAAGATGAAATGCTGCAGATGATCCGGCACGGAGCCACGCACGTGTTTGCTTCCAAAGACAGTGAGCTGACAGAAGAAGATATAACCACTATCTTAGAAAGAGGTGAAAAGAAG aCAGCTGAAATGAATGAACGATTGCAGAAAATGGGAGAGAGCTCCCTACGAAATTTCACTATGGACACAGAGATGAGCTTATACAACTTTGAAGGTGAAgattacagagaaaaacagaag CTGAGCATGATGGAATGGATTGAGCCTCCAAAAAGAGAACGCAAAGCCAATTATGCAGTGGATGCTTATTTCAGAGAGGCCCTACGTGTCAGTGAACCAAAAGTCCCCAAG GCTCCACGACCTCCAAAACAACCAAATATTCaagattttcagtttttcccACCACGGTTATTTGaacttctggaaaaagaaattctgtatTACCGTAAAACTATAGGATATAAg GTCCCCAGGAATCCTGACCTTCCAAATGCAGCTCAGGTACAAAAGGAGGAACAAAAGAAGATAGATGAGTCTATGCCTCTGAATGCTGAGGAaagtgaagagaaagaaaagcttctAACACAG GGTTTTACAAACTGGAATAAAAGAGATTTTAACCAGTTTATTAAAGCTAATGAGAAATATGGTCGTGATGATATAGACAATATTGCCCGTGAGGTGGAAGGAAAGTCACCTGAGGAGGTCATTGAGTACTCAG cTGTTTTCTGGGAACGTTGTAATGAACTACAGGACATTGAGAGGATTATGGCTCAGATTGAACGAGGAGAGGCCAGAATTCAACGCAGGATCAGCATCAAGAAAGCCCTTGATGCCAAA ATTGCAAGGTACAAAGCACCTTTTCATCAGCTGCGTATTCAGTATGGAACAAACAAAGGGAAGAATTACACAGAAGAAGAAGACAGGTTTTTGATCTGCATGTTACACAAGATGGGCTTTGACAAGGAGAACGTGTACGAGGAGCTGCGGCAGTGCGTGCGCAACGCTCCTCAGTTCAGGTTCGACTGGTTCATCAAATCCAGAACTGCCATG GAGTTTCAGAGACGCTGCAATACTCTCATATCattaatagaaaaagaaaatatggaaattgaggaaaaagaaagagctgaaaagaagaaaagaggagcAAAAGTTACAGCG tcacagaagagaaaagcagatttgGCTGCTGAGAACTCTGGAAAAAAAGATGCTAAGAAAGTGAAGTCGTGA